In Candidatus Liberimonas magnetica, the following proteins share a genomic window:
- a CDS encoding vitamin B12-dependent ribonucleotide reductase, producing the protein MATSLNLKELFLKVKPDLSPNALTVLKKRYLQKDLEGKVIETPEDLLWRVAENIAQADKIYDPNANVDLIAQEFYVLMSTLSFLPNSPTLMNAGRSLQQLSACFVLPIEDSMDSIFEALKYTALIHKSGGGTGFSFSRLRPKKDVVRSTSGISSGPVSFMQVFNAATEAIKQGGTRRGANMGILRIDHPDIMDFITCKNNNAALNNFNISVGITEEFMNAVEEEREYALSNPRTKEVDGYLDAKEVFAKVVDQAWKNGEPGIVFIDRMNKANPTPTIADIESTNPCGEQPLLPYESCNLGSINMAKLVIDRKIDWKNLEKITKTSVHFLDNVIDMNAYPIDKIAEMTRSNRKIGLGIMGWADALIQLEMPYNSHEALRLAEKVMSFIHDKAREESEGLAEKRGAFPNFPKSVFSDGKPRRNATLTTIAPTGTIGIIAGASGGIEPLFAIVYKRSNVLDNNEMFEVNPYFETIAKEQGFHTPELMKKIAEKGSIKELKEIPEKIRRIFTTAHDISPEDHIRVQAAFQKYTDNAVSKTVNFPHDATKEDVAGVYSLAYKLGCKGVTVYRDRSRDTQVLNLDNAKKQEIGTDERKPRGPRNRPRMTRGVTLLMNTGCGKMYVTVNEDEHGACEVFTQLGKSGGCTASQAEAVSRLISLALRSGINQEEIVYQLKGIRCPSPTLTEGGAILSCADAIAKALQSYQRDQMVPDLFNEKKSVAQNEANPQLGEAQGENIDLSEILKNKPPIIPNKRDMVGSCPQCPECGEMLEFGEGCAVCHSCGYSKCW; encoded by the coding sequence ATGGCTACCAGTTTAAATTTGAAAGAGTTGTTTCTAAAGGTAAAGCCGGATCTGTCGCCGAATGCGCTTACCGTTTTGAAAAAACGTTACCTGCAGAAAGATCTGGAAGGAAAAGTTATCGAAACCCCTGAAGACCTTTTATGGCGCGTTGCTGAAAACATCGCCCAGGCCGACAAGATCTATGACCCGAACGCAAATGTTGACCTTATAGCGCAGGAATTCTATGTGTTAATGTCAACCTTGAGTTTTTTGCCTAACTCTCCGACGCTCATGAATGCCGGCAGGTCCCTTCAGCAGTTGTCGGCTTGTTTCGTTTTACCTATAGAAGACTCGATGGATTCCATATTCGAAGCGCTCAAATATACCGCCTTGATACATAAGTCAGGCGGAGGCACAGGGTTTTCTTTTTCAAGGCTGCGCCCCAAGAAAGATGTTGTAAGAAGCACAAGCGGCATCTCTTCAGGGCCGGTTTCTTTTATGCAGGTTTTTAATGCTGCAACCGAAGCGATAAAGCAGGGCGGGACACGCCGCGGCGCAAACATGGGGATACTGCGCATCGACCATCCGGATATCATGGATTTTATTACCTGCAAAAATAACAACGCCGCTTTAAATAACTTTAATATATCGGTAGGTATTACCGAAGAGTTTATGAACGCGGTTGAAGAAGAAAGGGAATATGCCCTTTCCAATCCCAGGACCAAAGAAGTTGACGGCTACCTTGATGCAAAAGAGGTTTTTGCAAAGGTAGTTGACCAGGCCTGGAAGAACGGCGAACCCGGAATAGTTTTTATAGACCGGATGAACAAAGCAAACCCTACCCCCACCATAGCAGATATAGAATCTACCAACCCTTGCGGCGAGCAGCCTCTTCTTCCGTACGAGTCTTGTAACCTTGGCTCAATAAATATGGCAAAGCTGGTAATAGACCGTAAGATCGATTGGAAAAACTTAGAAAAGATAACAAAGACTTCTGTACACTTCTTGGATAACGTAATAGATATGAACGCTTATCCTATTGATAAAATCGCGGAGATGACGAGATCAAACAGAAAAATAGGCCTCGGCATTATGGGCTGGGCAGATGCGCTTATCCAGCTTGAAATGCCTTATAATTCTCACGAGGCTTTAAGGCTGGCAGAAAAAGTGATGTCATTCATTCATGATAAGGCAAGAGAAGAGTCCGAAGGACTTGCCGAAAAAAGAGGGGCTTTCCCGAATTTCCCAAAAAGTGTTTTCAGCGATGGCAAACCCAGAAGAAATGCCACCTTAACAACTATAGCGCCTACAGGGACCATTGGCATAATTGCAGGCGCGTCCGGGGGCATAGAACCGCTTTTTGCTATTGTGTATAAAAGGTCCAATGTCCTTGATAACAATGAGATGTTCGAAGTAAACCCGTATTTTGAAACTATAGCCAAAGAACAGGGTTTTCATACGCCCGAACTGATGAAAAAGATAGCCGAAAAAGGGAGCATAAAAGAATTAAAGGAAATCCCGGAAAAGATAAGAAGGATATTTACTACAGCTCACGATATAAGCCCGGAAGACCACATAAGGGTCCAGGCAGCTTTCCAGAAATATACGGATAATGCGGTTTCTAAGACCGTTAATTTCCCTCATGATGCCACGAAGGAAGATGTGGCAGGAGTCTACAGCCTAGCCTATAAATTGGGCTGCAAAGGCGTAACTGTTTACAGGGACAGGAGCAGGGATACGCAGGTGCTTAACCTTGACAATGCAAAGAAACAGGAAATAGGCACGGACGAAAGAAAGCCAAGAGGCCCGCGCAACAGGCCGCGCATGACAAGAGGCGTTACCCTTCTTATGAACACAGGCTGCGGAAAGATGTACGTTACTGTAAACGAGGACGAACACGGTGCCTGCGAAGTGTTTACCCAGCTTGGAAAATCCGGCGGCTGTACTGCTTCCCAGGCAGAAGCTGTATCAAGGCTCATATCTTTGGCACTTCGTTCAGGTATAAACCAGGAAGAGATAGTCTATCAACTTAAAGGCATCAGGTGCCCTTCGCCTACACTTACCGAAGGCGGAGCCATACTTTCCTGTGCCGATGCTATAGCAAAGGCTTTGCAGAGTTACCAGAGGGATCAAATGGTCCCGGATCTTTTTAATGAAAAGAAAAGTGTTGCACAAAACGAAGCTAATCCGCAGTTGGGCGAAGCGCAAGGCGAAAATATAGACCTTAGCGAGATATTGAAAAACAAGCCGCCCATAATACCGAACAAACGAGATATGGTAGGCTCTTGCCCCCAGTGCCCGGAATGCGGCGAGATGCTTGAATTCGGAGAAGGCTGTGCTGTGTGCCACTCTTGCGGTTATAGTAAATGTTGGTAA
- the nrdR gene encoding transcriptional regulator NrdR, translating to MRCPYCNSANDQVIDSRPLDSSSVIRRRRECLECKKRFTTYERHEVTPLMVVKSDNRREPFNRKKLLDGVMRACEKRPISSDTIEKIVSEVEYELQDYVMEVESQVIGEKVLKRLLDIDLIAYIRFSSVYKQFGDIDTFLAELKKLKKENEQKKNKAFVDNN from the coding sequence ATGAGATGTCCGTACTGTAACAGCGCTAATGACCAGGTAATAGATTCAAGGCCTCTTGACAGCTCATCTGTAATAAGAAGGCGCAGAGAGTGTCTTGAATGCAAGAAACGTTTTACCACTTATGAGAGGCATGAGGTTACACCGCTTATGGTGGTAAAGTCAGATAACAGGAGGGAGCCGTTTAACCGCAAGAAACTTCTTGACGGTGTGATGAGGGCGTGCGAGAAAAGGCCTATATCAAGCGATACTATCGAGAAAATCGTAAGTGAAGTAGAATACGAGTTGCAGGACTATGTAATGGAAGTCGAAAGCCAGGTGATAGGAGAAAAGGTGCTCAAGAGGCTGCTCGACATAGACTTGATAGCATACATCCGTTTTTCTTCGGTGTACAAACAGTTCGGCGATATTGACACATTTCTTGCAGAGCTCAAGAAACTTAAGAAAGAAAACGAACAAAAGAAGAACAAGGCATTTGTAGATAATAATTAA
- a CDS encoding adenylosuccinate synthase has translation MSSLVVIGTQWGDEGKGKVVHYLSQKADYIVRYQGGNNAGHTIIFENKPFVLHLIPSGVLLPNKKCFIANGVVIDPQGLHTEAKLLDSKKVKIKGRLFISELAHVILPYHKYLDELREQGKIRIGTTKRGIGPAYADKVTRLGIRVVDYLEKEVFLDLLDKNLKEKAPLLKTIVSVNKVRQEILSVYPVLSKFLRPFVCNTSLLLEDAIEKNKNILFESAQGTLLDLDFGTYPYVTSSNPISGGACTGAGVGPTKIGSVLGVVKAYTTRVGGGPFPTELKDKLGDYLREKGKEYGATTGRPRRCGWFDAVVVRHSVRLNGIDKLVITKLDCLEDLDKIKICVAYKYKGKTINHFPASRTIQANCIPVYEEMDGFKGRVRGVTKYSGLPANAKKYVKRIAELVGTKISLISLGRKREETISVEKTSIWS, from the coding sequence ATGTCATCATTAGTAGTCATAGGAACCCAATGGGGGGATGAAGGTAAAGGTAAGGTCGTGCATTATCTTTCCCAGAAAGCTGATTATATAGTACGCTATCAAGGCGGAAATAATGCAGGGCATACTATAATCTTTGAAAACAAGCCCTTTGTGCTTCATTTGATCCCATCAGGAGTTCTTTTACCGAATAAAAAATGTTTTATTGCGAATGGCGTAGTGATAGACCCCCAGGGTTTACATACCGAAGCCAAGCTTCTTGACTCTAAAAAAGTAAAGATCAAAGGCAGGTTATTCATAAGCGAATTGGCGCATGTAATACTGCCTTATCATAAGTATTTAGATGAACTTAGAGAACAGGGTAAAATAAGGATCGGTACGACCAAACGCGGGATCGGCCCGGCTTACGCTGATAAGGTTACAAGGCTCGGTATAAGGGTAGTGGATTATCTTGAGAAAGAGGTTTTCCTGGATCTGCTTGACAAAAATTTAAAAGAAAAAGCGCCGTTGCTTAAAACAATAGTATCTGTAAATAAAGTAAGACAAGAAATATTAAGTGTTTATCCTGTCTTAAGCAAGTTCTTAAGGCCTTTTGTTTGTAATACATCGCTTCTTTTGGAAGATGCCATAGAAAAAAATAAAAATATTCTCTTTGAGAGCGCTCAAGGGACGCTGCTGGACCTTGATTTCGGCACTTATCCTTATGTCACTTCGTCAAACCCGATATCCGGCGGTGCTTGTACGGGCGCCGGTGTAGGCCCTACAAAAATAGGCTCGGTTCTTGGAGTCGTAAAAGCCTATACAACAAGGGTCGGCGGGGGACCGTTCCCTACAGAACTTAAGGATAAACTTGGCGATTATCTCAGGGAAAAAGGGAAAGAGTACGGCGCAACGACCGGAAGGCCGAGGCGCTGCGGGTGGTTTGACGCTGTCGTCGTCCGCCACAGCGTAAGGTTGAATGGTATAGACAAACTCGTAATAACAAAACTTGATTGTTTAGAAGATTTGGATAAGATAAAAATATGTGTTGCCTATAAATATAAAGGCAAGACAATTAACCATTTTCCTGCCTCCAGGACTATCCAGGCAAACTGTATACCTGTGTATGAAGAGATGGACGGATTTAAGGGAAGAGTAAGGGGCGTTACAAAGTACAGCGGTCTTCCGGCCAATGCAAAAAAATATGTAAAAAGAATTGCCGAACTTGTCGGAACAAAGATATCGCTTATTTCCTTGGGAAGAAAAAGAGAAGAGACTATAAGCGTTGAGAAAACCAGCATCTGGTCCTAA